The following coding sequences lie in one Megalodesulfovibrio gigas DSM 1382 = ATCC 19364 genomic window:
- a CDS encoding type I restriction endonuclease, whose protein sequence is MDHSAVANLSSRIKQVAGQQMNEAMTKHSLVLPFIQSLGYDIFNPAEVAAEFTADVGTKKHEKIDFAILREGQPVMMIECKMCGAALDAGKCNQLHRYFMTHPTAKIGILTNGVKYLFFTDLEQPNIMDAKPFMEVDFSAFNERFLPELQKLTKDKWDIDGALSSASSLKYVREVKKVFAEEVANPSDGFVKYFASRAYDGSITAKVRELFSTIVRRAINEYINDQINSRLDFAKVDEAASHDVSPQAEDVEEDKAEVITTEEERTAYLTIKAILHKHVNPARVVMRDAKSYCAILLDDNNRKPICRLYFNGKKKFVGFFLADKTEEKIQIAGLDDLFLHEERLKAAVEGYSA, encoded by the coding sequence ATGGACCATTCCGCCGTTGCCAATTTGTCTTCCAGGATCAAGCAGGTTGCCGGCCAACAGATGAACGAAGCCATGACCAAGCATTCGTTGGTGTTGCCGTTCATCCAATCCCTCGGGTACGATATTTTCAATCCTGCCGAGGTCGCCGCAGAGTTCACCGCCGACGTGGGCACCAAAAAGCATGAGAAGATCGACTTCGCCATCCTGCGCGAAGGGCAACCGGTCATGATGATCGAATGCAAGATGTGTGGCGCGGCCCTTGATGCCGGGAAGTGCAACCAGCTGCATCGGTATTTCATGACCCATCCAACGGCGAAGATCGGCATCTTGACCAATGGTGTGAAGTATTTGTTCTTTACCGATCTGGAGCAGCCGAACATCATGGATGCCAAGCCATTCATGGAAGTTGATTTCAGCGCCTTCAACGAGCGATTCTTGCCGGAACTGCAAAAGCTCACCAAGGATAAATGGGACATTGATGGAGCGCTCTCTTCAGCGAGCAGCTTGAAATATGTTCGTGAAGTGAAAAAGGTATTCGCGGAGGAAGTGGCAAACCCCTCTGATGGATTCGTGAAGTATTTTGCCTCGCGCGCATATGATGGCTCCATTACGGCAAAGGTGCGGGAGTTGTTTTCAACAATCGTCCGCCGGGCCATCAATGAATATATCAATGACCAAATTAACAGTCGTCTTGACTTTGCCAAGGTTGACGAGGCGGCTTCACATGACGTGTCGCCCCAGGCAGAGGATGTTGAAGAAGACAAGGCCGAAGTGATCACGACGGAAGAGGAGCGCACTGCCTATCTTACAATCAAAGCCATTCTGCACAAGCACGTCAATCCGGCGCGTGTAGTCATGCGGGATGCGAAGAGCTATTGCGCCATCCTGCTGGATGACAACAACCGCAAGCCCATCTGCCGGCTGTATTTCAACGGGAAGAAAAAGTTCGTCGGATTCTTTCTTGCCGACAAGACCGAAGAAAAAATTCAGATCGCTGGCCTGGATGATCTCTTTCTACACGAGGAGCGCCTGAAAGCCGCCGTTGAGGGGTACAGTGCCTGA
- a CDS encoding helix-turn-helix domain-containing protein, whose amino-acid sequence MSERWLSYPELQDVLGRDKAEALCQALGGLLTYLPHAPKPTHPFAPILGMPSLEALAAYAGGWHISLPNLRRPEAMKGQILELLAQGLPHREIAERLGVSQRWIRHLAAEQRTAAGQPQQLRLF is encoded by the coding sequence GTGAGCGAGCGGTGGTTGTCATACCCGGAGCTGCAGGACGTCCTGGGCCGGGACAAGGCCGAGGCCCTGTGCCAGGCCCTGGGCGGGCTGCTGACCTACCTGCCGCACGCGCCCAAGCCCACGCACCCCTTTGCGCCGATCCTCGGCATGCCGTCCCTGGAGGCCCTGGCCGCCTATGCCGGGGGCTGGCACATCAGCCTGCCCAACCTGCGCCGGCCCGAGGCCATGAAGGGCCAAATCCTGGAGCTCCTGGCCCAAGGCCTGCCGCACCGGGAGATTGCCGAGCGCCTGGGCGTGTCCCAACGCTGGATCCGGCACCTGGCCGCCGAACAACGCACCGCCGCCGGCCAGCCGCAGCAGTTGCGGCTATTTTGA
- a CDS encoding FaeA/PapI family transcriptional regulator gives MSAARSKGSTVSQRVLTRLAAAGHCQGTQELADALGNSADSVRHALRTLQKRGLVTSLXRSRAGRGLAKPKAGMPRPCGPRPGAPCASRASAAWMTC, from the coding sequence ATGAGCGCGGCCCGCTCCAAGGGTTCCACCGTCAGTCAGCGTGTCCTGACGCGCCTGGCCGCTGCGGGCCATTGTCAGGGCACGCAGGAACTGGCGGATGCGTTGGGCAACTCTGCCGACAGCGTGCGGCATGCCCTGCGGACGTTGCAGAAGCGGGGCCTCGTGACCTCCCTGNGGAGGTCACGAGCGGGCCGCGGCCTGGCCAAGCCAAAAGCCGGCATGCCCAGACCCTGCGGGCCAAGGCCTGGCGCGCCCTGCGCCTCAAGGGCAAGTGCAGCCTGGATGACCTGCTGA
- a CDS encoding regulatory protein GemA encodes MSTHVNQTTAKQAPKPSPKQAPRKASGRQALSAKIHIAVKDLNMPDEAYRDILQARFGVASSARLSVAQLQDLLKHFAGLGWAPKKKRPAPRAGIEKLCKRIWAQCYSLKRPVPAYADGLAKRMYGVEKLIWCDAAQLHAITTALGLQQTREDAPTAPYAHAHAHDEVQA; translated from the coding sequence ATGTCCACGCACGTGAATCAGACCACAGCTAAGCAGGCCCCCAAGCCATCCCCCAAGCAGGCCCCCAGGAAAGCCAGTGGCCGGCAGGCCCTGTCCGCCAAGATCCACATCGCCGTCAAGGATCTGAACATGCCCGACGAAGCCTACCGGGACATCCTGCAGGCCCGCTTCGGCGTGGCCAGCTCCGCCCGGCTCTCCGTGGCGCAGCTGCAGGATCTGCTCAAGCATTTTGCCGGCCTGGGTTGGGCGCCCAAGAAGAAGCGCCCCGCCCCGCGGGCAGGCATTGAGAAGCTGTGCAAGCGCATCTGGGCGCAGTGCTACAGCCTCAAGCGCCCCGTGCCGGCCTATGCCGACGGGCTGGCCAAACGCATGTATGGCGTGGAGAAGCTCATCTGGTGCGACGCCGCCCAGTTGCATGCCATCACCACGGCCCTGGGCCTGCAGCAAACCCGCGAGGACGCGCCCACGGCACCCTATGCCCATGCTCATGCTCATGACGAGGTCCAGGCGTGA
- a CDS encoding DUF3164 family protein, with product MSEEATAYGATPGVAVPEGYMEDAKGRMVPVGMVKDEHRLADELVKGVLGRAKALRADMEEFRGETLADIETYLELLDEKYGVKRGGRKGNVKLYTFDGRYRVDRQRSEHIALGEELEAARALIDECLAEWAEGSRDELKLLIQDTFRTDSQGKLDTGRILALRRIKIEDPRWQQAMQAIGDALRVVGAKTLLRVYERTADGAYKPIALDMSAL from the coding sequence ATGAGTGAGGAAGCGACGGCCTACGGGGCGACGCCGGGCGTGGCGGTCCCCGAGGGCTACATGGAAGACGCCAAAGGCCGCATGGTGCCCGTGGGCATGGTCAAGGACGAACACCGGCTGGCTGATGAGTTGGTGAAAGGCGTCCTGGGCCGGGCCAAGGCCCTGCGCGCGGACATGGAAGAATTCCGCGGGGAGACTTTGGCGGACATCGAAACCTATCTGGAACTGCTGGACGAAAAATACGGCGTCAAACGCGGCGGGCGCAAGGGCAACGTCAAGCTCTACACCTTTGACGGCCGCTACCGCGTGGACCGGCAGCGCAGCGAGCACATTGCCCTTGGCGAGGAGCTGGAAGCCGCGCGGGCGCTCATTGACGAGTGCCTGGCAGAGTGGGCCGAAGGCAGCCGCGATGAACTGAAGCTCCTGATCCAGGACACCTTCCGCACGGACAGCCAGGGCAAGCTGGACACCGGGCGCATCCTGGCCCTGCGGCGCATCAAGATCGAGGATCCGCGCTGGCAGCAGGCCATGCAGGCCATCGGCGACGCCCTGCGCGTGGTGGGGGCCAAGACCCTGCTGCGCGTCTACGAACGCACCGCCGACGGCGCCTACAAACCCATCGCGCTCGACATGAGCGCCCTTTAA
- a CDS encoding AAA family ATPase — translation MKKQFVKTENYSRFVAAVRAVEQRGAAEAGLLLLHGLPGLGKSHTADRWAVDTGAIFLRAKVDWTPRYFLKDLAATLRTVDTSGSSQQLFGRLLDHLARSQQPLVIDEAEFTLARQAQVLEKIRDISDYAEITVVLIGMEKIQKMVARHGQIHSRIAQAVEFQPATLADVAYACGLLSEVPMTEALCAEVHRLSGGRMREVLNIIATVERVARESGLDKADVEHFRGVALSYDWQMRRPRTVHAGAGAAA, via the coding sequence TACAGCCGCTTTGTGGCGGCGGTGCGCGCGGTGGAGCAACGCGGGGCGGCCGAAGCCGGGCTGTTGCTGCTGCATGGCCTGCCCGGCCTGGGCAAAAGCCACACGGCGGACCGCTGGGCCGTGGACACGGGCGCAATCTTCCTGCGGGCCAAGGTGGATTGGACGCCGCGCTATTTCCTGAAAGACCTGGCTGCCACCCTGCGCACCGTGGACACCAGCGGCAGCAGTCAGCAGCTCTTTGGCCGCCTGCTGGATCATCTGGCCCGCTCCCAGCAGCCCTTGGTCATCGACGAGGCCGAATTCACCCTGGCCCGTCAGGCCCAGGTGCTGGAGAAGATCAGGGACATCTCCGACTATGCTGAAATCACCGTGGTGCTCATCGGCATGGAGAAAATCCAGAAGATGGTGGCGCGGCATGGGCAGATTCATTCCCGCATTGCCCAGGCCGTGGAGTTCCAGCCGGCCACCCTGGCCGACGTGGCCTATGCCTGCGGGTTGCTGTCCGAAGTGCCCATGACAGAAGCCTTGTGCGCCGAAGTGCACCGCCTGAGCGGCGGGCGCATGCGCGAGGTGCTGAACATCATCGCCACGGTGGAGCGGGTGGCCAGGGAATCCGGCCTGGACAAGGCGGACGTGGAGCATTTCCGCGGCGTGGCCCTCTCGTATGACTGGCAGATGCGCAGGCCCCGGACCGTGCACGCAGGGGCTGGGGCGGCGGCATGA
- a CDS encoding helix-turn-helix domain-containing protein — MAAAPELDWLAILKREVAASSCQAVAAAMGVSRTAVSLLVNGKYTADPARMAAKVLETFTRVQCPHAGVPVSPQECGQRAGAMPTGSPGALRWWRACQRCPHNPLQLNKNPAA, encoded by the coding sequence ATGGCCGCTGCCCCAGAACTAGACTGGCTGGCCATCCTCAAGCGCGAAGTGGCCGCCAGCAGCTGCCAGGCCGTGGCCGCGGCCATGGGCGTGAGCCGCACGGCGGTAAGCCTGTTGGTCAATGGCAAGTACACGGCGGACCCGGCGCGCATGGCCGCCAAGGTACTGGAAACCTTCACCCGCGTGCAGTGCCCGCATGCGGGGGTGCCGGTGAGCCCGCAGGAATGCGGCCAACGCGCCGGCGCCATGCCCACGGGCAGCCCCGGCGCGCTGCGCTGGTGGCGGGCCTGCCAACGCTGCCCGCACAACCCGTTACAACTGAACAAAAACCCTGCTGCCTAA
- a CDS encoding very short patch repair endonuclease, which produces MTREESREARSRTMRAVKSRDTTPELAVRRLLFAMGFRYRIQRKDLPGKPDIVFPSRKKVVFVHGCFWHGHECPRGARVPKTNTTYWRKKIAANIMRDAQHIARLRQLGWEVLLVWECQVKDTAALQNRLAAYLNA; this is translated from the coding sequence ATGACCAGGGAAGAGAGTCGAGAGGCGAGAAGCCGCACCATGCGCGCAGTCAAGAGCCGGGACACGACGCCTGAGCTGGCGGTGCGACGGCTCTTGTTTGCCATGGGCTTCCGGTATCGCATCCAACGCAAGGACCTGCCAGGCAAGCCGGATATTGTCTTTCCAAGCCGCAAAAAAGTGGTGTTTGTCCATGGCTGCTTCTGGCATGGACATGAGTGCCCACGCGGCGCGCGCGTCCCGAAGACCAACACGACATATTGGCGAAAAAAGATCGCTGCCAATATCATGCGCGATGCGCAACATATCGCGAGGCTGCGACAGCTGGGCTGGGAAGTCCTTTTGGTGTGGGAGTGCCAAGTGAAAGACACCGCCGCGCTGCAGAATCGTTTGGCAGCATATTTGAATGCCTGA
- a CDS encoding HU family DNA-binding protein, with protein MTKAELIDAIALSTGDLNKAAIGQVLDTLAKVAGEALARGEDVPLPGIGKLEVRERAARTGRNPKTGEALEIAAHKAVGFKPSGTLKGAVNA; from the coding sequence ATGACCAAAGCGGAACTGATCGACGCCATCGCCCTGTCCACCGGAGACCTCAACAAAGCCGCCATCGGCCAAGTGCTGGACACCCTGGCCAAAGTGGCCGGGGAAGCCCTGGCCAGGGGCGAGGACGTGCCCCTGCCGGGCATCGGCAAGCTGGAAGTGCGCGAACGCGCCGCCCGCACGGGCCGCAACCCCAAGACCGGCGAGGCGCTGGAAATCGCCGCCCACAAGGCCGTGGGTTTCAAGCCGTCGGGCACGCTGAAGGGGGCGGTCAATGCCTGA